The following are encoded in a window of Procambarus clarkii isolate CNS0578487 chromosome 33, FALCON_Pclarkii_2.0, whole genome shotgun sequence genomic DNA:
- the LOC138370803 gene encoding uncharacterized protein, producing the protein MQKKYEEKVLKLEEDNGALRTEFCSLKGSILQQGKIITALTDKIANQEQQIKELVKENEVWNVKCGDFEVINKKIDSYGEQLQGSLRINIELGKDLQLDTSLTTHIEEVNKELEKYKEEIKEPKL; encoded by the coding sequence atgcaaaagaaatatgaagaaaaagtgcttaaattggaagaggacaatggagctcttaggACTGAATTTTGCTCTCTAAAAGGGAGTATTCTtcagcaaggtaagattattactgcattaacggaCAAGATAGCAAATCAGGAgcagcaaatcaaggaactagtgaaagaaaatgaggtgtgGAATGTGAAGTGTGGTGATTTTGAagtaataaacaagaaaatagactcatatggtgaacaactccaagggagcctgaggattaacatagagttaggtaaggatctgcAACTGGACACTTcattgacaactcacatagaggaggttaataaagaactagaaaagtataaagaagaaataaaagagcccaagttgtaa